The Fusarium falciforme chromosome 4, complete sequence genomic interval ACAACATATATCGTGATGCGGAAAAATCACAAACAACGCGCCCGCCCTTCAACGTCATGCAATATTCCAACTCCAGAGTCAATATGCCCGACCCAAGAGATTACTCCGTCCCGTCCCATCCCGTTCGTTAACCCGTTAATGATGAATCCAAAAATCATTCCTCCATGCGACCGAAAacaccgtcgtcgtcatcttcgctGCGACCCCGCGAACGCATCTCGaaatcgtcgtcgtccatgACCGAATCGccgctctcctccatcttgacgTCCTCGCTGGGTCGTCTCATTTCGCCTCGTGTGAAACTTTCAGGTTGTCGGCTGGGATAGCTGTTGATGAAGCCCGCTGCCGATAGCGGAGTTGCTTGGTCGAGGTACTGCGCCGGCAGCGGAGGGACAGGGGGCGCATCTGCGGGAAGTCCGGCGTTGCGAGACCCATTGTTGCTACCAAAGCTGCAGCTGAGGAGCTCCACCGCCGCAGCCAGGTCCCGATCGTCTTCGCCCGTTGCGTTGCGGCCGGATGACGTTGGTCGGTGGTCGTTGCTCGGCTGCCGGTAGTGACCGAATCCTGAGCCAAATGGCGCACTCCCAGCGCCAAACGAAGCCGCCGATGTGGACTGGAAGCTCGTTGCATACCCGCCGTTGCTGCTGTGACGCTTGTTTCGGTAAGAAGTGCCATTGACATTCAGCCCCTCGGCGTATGGTGGCGGGGTTGTGTCGGCAGAGCTCTGTCGCTCTGCGGGGTCAGAGTACCCCGAAGCCGCAGGTGAAGAAGACCCGGCCTCGCTTTGGAAGTCCTTGGCAGAGTCGGGAGGGGTTGCGGCACTGTCCTTTCCGTTGCCATTCATGGCAACAAGGACAGACGCAGCCTCAAGCAGCTGGACTTGCTGGTGCTTCGAGATGAGCAGCTTCGAGGTGTAGGACCATTCGGGAGTGTGCTCCCACCTAATCCTAGTCAGCGAGACTGATTCACACACACGCAACGTCACACGCCAAAAGCAGATCCTGTCTTTGTAAAAGACTCGCTGGATTGGGAGCAAGATCAATGGGGAAGAGGGGTACCAACAAGTGCTTCGTCAAGCAACTGCTGTGCTTGTAGCCCTTGCCGCACTTGTCGCAGCGGACCTCGACCCGGttgctcttcttgccctccttgagaGTTTGACCGTCGCTGGCACGCCTCTGACGAGCCTTCTGGAACTTGGTCGCTCCCTCGTCGGCCGAGCCGTCATTCGGATCGTCCTCGATGGCGCTACCATTGAGCTCTCGCTTCGGATCGGGCATCGACTTATGGTTTGGAAGGCTGGCTGGCGGGGAGGGAAGGCTGCCAACGAGGGCCGCCCTGGCAGCGGCGCTCTTGGACATTCGGCGGCCACCGTTTGCAATCGGCACAGCGGCGGACCGGTCACCATCCCGGAGGGCAGCGGCCAAGGCGGAGGTGATGTTGGAGCTCGGGTTCGTAACCGACTTTCGTCGAGTGACTCGGTGGTTTGCGTTGAGGGCACCGGTAAGCAGCGAGTGCGAGGTCGCCCGAGCGTGGGTTTGACGACCGGGCAGGCCCGACGCGGTTGTCGACATGGGGGAGCGGTTCTGAGTCAATGGCCGCGAGGACTGCTGCATTTCCTGGGTAGGAAGAAGGAGATCAGCAAATCTGGGCCTTGGTAGGTTGGAAGCCATCTGGCAGGTCGTGGGAGGTTCATGGCAGGGTAGGGTCGGGGCAGGGCTCGGGTCGGACCCTCCGAGGATGAGGGCAGCGTACTTTGGATGATGCCATTGCCGACTGTGTGAGATACGCTCGGGATTCGACACGACAGGAGTCGGTCGACCGCGAACTAGGCGTGGGGATTGAAGTTGTAGCTTGCTCTTTGGGCCGGAGGATCGTGGACGGATGATGctggaaggaagagaagTGGTGAGAGGCGAGATGCTGCGAGGAAGTGTAGTAAGTAAAGCGGAcgagaaataatattttgGGAAGAACAACCCAGCGAGGGCGTGTGTGTGGCTGCGGGGGCGTATGTAGCCAGCAGCCGGCGCCTGTACAGTTCAGTACAGTACAGTGCAGGTGAATTGAAGGTTTTGCGACTACCGGGACTTGATCAGTGAAAGGGATGATGGTCTGGGCTAGTCCTGCCACTTTACCACTCTCATTCAGTGACCTTGTGCCTTGGAAATCGACCCAGAACCAGCGAGGGGTTCTTTGAGGGAGCCAAGGCCCTGGGCCGGTTCCAACGCCTTCCACCAAGCGCTATGGTGCCGTCGACTCTGTGCATTGGGGGGCAGAAGGGTGGGAGGGGCGTCCCTAGAGCCCCGGGGCAGCCATTCGATGGCGACAGGTGGAGAGGGAGATGGCGGGTTATTGGTCCGCTGACCCCCTTGTCGAGCATCTGAACAACTGAGTTGCAGCAGGGAAGAAGAGAGCGAGAGGGGAGGGGCTCTGGCGTGGGAGCGACCCAAGGGGGGGCgtgtgagatggatggatgtccAGTGCAGGCAGTCAAGAAACAGGCCAGATGAAGAGTCGCAATCGGCCGGCGAACGGGGGCTGAGCGACGGGCTCTGTCCCCTTGCTGACCTGAGCTTCCTGTTGGTACTGAGGTGAATGTGAATGGAAGGATGAGAAAGGATGACAGGTGGGAATAGATCTCTGCCTGTATGCAGCGGTTAGCATAAAGAGAGCAGCGAGTCTGGCCGATTGCCAACGAACAGAGCCTGTTGATATGCCATGCCGCGATACATCCAGAGATGGACGTTTCCACCTGGTCTCCCCTCAATCCCCTCCCCGTTGTGCATGCGCAGCAGGGCATGATTGGGTCCCCTCACGGGCTGGCACCGTCCCTtgctagataaggtataaaaaggcatTGCCTCTTCGGTTGTGCAGCggccagaaaaaaaaagtgcaGATGTGCCAGGGTCCTGCCCGCTGCACAACCGTCGCTGGCTCGCCAGGGGAGGAGACATTGTTCCTGGACCATGAATGGTGCAGCCAGTGGTTGTCTGTCGCTCGGGAAGTGCAGTCCCGGACGCGTGGACTGGACATGGACGGAGAGATGGAAGGGCCATAATTAACGAGCCGAAtcagaaagaaaagaaaaatgaTGCCTGCTCAGGCTCGTGTCGTTCGTTTTCCTGTTGAGAATCATCGTCAATGCCTTTGCCATGCCTCGATTCTGGCCTGATCCGTCACCCGACTCGGGCATGTCCTCATACTCCAGTCGTATGCCGCCTCCTTTGCTGGTCTGGTTGAGTGCTTCTCCGTCTTCCCCAACTTCCGAGACGGGCAGAGTGGTCCCGTGGCCCCGACAGGGCCGCCGACGCCGCCAGAGCGCCCCATCGAGATAGGATAGACAGGCAGAGACACCAGCCGGAATTTCACACTGGGCGGGGGAGGGTGTCGATGCATGGGCGAGCTGCCCTGCCCGGTGCGTGCTCAGAGAGAGCCGGGGCGGTTGATTTGGGGCACCCAGTGGGGGCGTCGCTCGATGAAACCAAGCAAAGCCGGGGAATCAGTAAAGTGGAAAAGGAGGGGGGCATTCCAGCTTCAGTATCTGCACTGTGTATGGGTATGTACGAGGAGCTCACGGACGTGGGCTTGATGGCGTCTCCTCCAAGAGAATCGATGAGCGAGCCACAAGACCACCGGCAGCAAATAGTTTCTCGTGTCCTGCTGCCATGCCACGAGCGCAGAGGAACTGTCTCAGATTTTGAGTGCCGTACTTGGTTGTCGGGTTCGAGCTTGTTGAATGTTCCGGAGCTGAGCTACTTAACAAGGTTGGTTTCCATTGGTACCTACCGTAGGTTTATGTGGTAAGCCGTTtgtttcttctccttgcgtCGGCTAGTGAACTTGATGCGAGCCGGGGCGGTGCGTGTTCCAGCGATCCTGTGATCAGGGATGATATCCTTGACCCCAATAACAGGTGCAACAGCGCCGTCGCTCACCTCGGACTGCGCTGGGTTAGTGCTTCTCATGGCCCTGTTCACTGTTCAGTCAGGAACGGGCTCCCGTGTCGCCGTGACCGAGCCCCTCCCCCCACGACAGTTCCGCTGGGTGCGCGGCTTGGTCCAAGAGGCATCACTTCCGGCATCCGCGACGTTCTTCGGACAGTCTGGCAGTGGACATCATGGGGCGTCTTCCAGGAACAGGCAGCCAGTGTTGTCCCAGAAAGGAGAGCCTTGCCTGGGGTTGGGAAATCGTCCAGGCGTGACGAGGCTATGGGATGCGTCTCTTTAGCGGAATGATCTTGCGACATGGCCTCTCGTCGGGGGTCAAGACATTCTTTCGAGCCTGGGGCAGAAAGTAGAAAACTGGGGTTGAGAACAGGTGTCTACTTTCTCATGGCCGTTTATGCTTGGTGATCGATCAACGTTGCTGTCAATTCAATGCCAATGTTGATGTAGTGGTTGTAGGGCTAAGCGCGTAGACGCTGGAGCGCGAAGCGCACCTCAGGCACCTATGGGCACTCTACCAGCGAACGACACGTCTTGCCGTCGCTGGCAGATCAGCTCGACAAGTGTCTGTCATTTGCCAGCTGTAATTACCATGGATGCCAAACAGATGAAACAATTATGCTTGTAAGACCAGCATCCTGTTTTATCTCGTTATTGCATTTCCCAAGCAGAGAGCTTCTTGTCTCTTACACCTTACACGTGGTATTACCCGTGGAGGCCATCCAGGTCCCGCATTGGACGCTTTGTTGGCGCTGGAAGCTTCAAACCTAACCCTTGCCCTGAAAGAGGAACCCTGCCCTGAAAAGTGGCCGGCCTGCCGAAGCCCCTTGGTTTTggcccttttttttctgttgCTGCCCTTGAGCCAAGGTGAGCGAACCCTGATCTGATCTGCTGTCGTGATCTGATAGCTCGGTCAAGCTGCTTTGCTGGGCTGACTTGGGCCTGATCATTGACTTTGTTGTGTTTCTGTTGGGCTCGGCCCTGGTCTGAATCGGACAGATGGGGAGGGAATTTTTTATTCGGCAATTactggctgctgctgatcaTGGGCTGCTCAaggacaaaaaaaaaaagttgagaCCCTTCTTTTCCAACTTTTTTCTTGTTCGTCCCGAGGGGAGTCATGATTGCAACCACTTCGGAACTCCAACACCGAAACACAATATTTTACTCAATCCATATATGAGATTGTATTTATGGCATTAGCAAGAAGCTCACCCTCTTATCATTCTGCATTCAGCAAGTCTACGCGATAGAATACTCATCTATCCTGAGTCCCAGATGCCAGACCCTCTCAATGACCCTCATGGCCCCGTCCCCAAAGAAAATAAATCGCCAAGGGGTGCTCCTAGCAGACGTCTCCCCAGAAAGGCCCAAAGGGCTTAGGTGCATAAGGTCCTTTGCACTCACATCCCAGGCGTGTGCCGTCCAGGATACCCGCCCAGTGTGGAAAGGTCGTCAGCTGGCCGTGCCACTCACTGCCACCACTTTGGTCGCCGCTGGCGCTGCCACCCCGTCGCTGGCCTTGTTTGGACAGAGGGCTTCTGGCACGAAATTTAGCTGCCACCGCAATTTTAACCTTGGAGCACGCCTACTGCTGGAGCAAGCTGCTGGGCTGGGTTGACGGGCGCTGAGCGAGACGCCTGGCTTCTCTGCTAACCTCAATGGTTTGCTCCCAGTGCCAGCAGGGGGCCCAGGTTGGGTGAATTATGGCAAAAGAGGAAGCCCGTTGGTTCATAGGTTGGTCCCTTTGGGAATGCAATGCACTGTGCCCCTCTCTGGCTGGCCACCTCTCTTCCGTATAGAAACCAATGTCCAGGTTCTCACGTAAGGCAAAGCCAGgttggtgtgtgtgtgcaATGCGTGAGGCAGCAGGATACCTGAGGAAGCAACTCGAGTGATCCATTCAGAGCGAGTGCCACATCTcgtgtgctgtgctgtgctgtcgACGCCTTCCAGCCTGGTACAGTGCTGCACATGGCGCACTGGTAATCATGGACTTTGAGATGCATTCTTACGCGGCATTTGACTTACAACTCACCTGTATCAACCACTGGAGATGGACAATTCGCCTATCCCTCAGGTTAAGCTATCGCCTACCCCTCAAAATGCTAGACAATAAAAGACCTAGCGGGCATCCATCCCGTCTCGTTCTTACCATCCTTGGCGATTGACCGGTCACAAGCTCTCTCACCTGACCTGCACTTTCCAGCTCAATCAGTTGTGTGCCCGGACCTCTTGGTCACATGTATCTCGTTAGGGCATCTTTGGTTCGGCGATCGCTGTCTCCTTCCTATCGGATTGACAAGTACGGATCGTGGAAGGAGGGACGGAGAGGCAAGCCCCCGGGGTTGATCCATCTATCGAGGTTGATAGATAGATGCACCAGGGCAGGTGGCATGAACTCGCCTTGTTCAATATCAAACTCCAAGGGCACAACCCGCCCCCTTCGGAATCAGCCCACACACGACCTGTCACACCTTGCAGACCAGCGAGACAAGAAGGGCGATACTAGCCCTCGGGATTTCCATCAGCCGTTCCTGACTATCTCACTCGGGGCACTTCCATGTTGAGATAGCGACCCGACGATCCTCTTGTTGAACGCAGGTCGCATCGGGATAATTCTGCCAATAGCGCCATGTCCTCCAATGCCAATATTTCGGCTGTTTGATCTCGACACGTGGAACCAATGATGAGAAAGGCCAGTTGAGACACAGGAattcctttcttttcttttccttcgtTACCGTCGTCGCAGGGCATTGGAAGGGAGGATTCGAGGCTGGGACGAAATCGACGTCATTGACATGCCGCGTGCCTGGCAGAGGCGCCCCTGTTCTCCGTCAGCCTCTGCCTTGTTTTCATCCTTCACTTTTTTCGACCTCcttcaactttttttttcttgcaaGCTTCTAATGACGCAACCTGACATTCGAATCGCCCGGGACTAACACATCGGCCGCCCAGGCCGGGGTGGGAATAAGATAGATTCTCGTGCAAGAAGGACCCCATCGAGAGATGGAATTCCCAGGACAAGCCCACAACGGCCGCATTGGGGTGCTGCGAGCTTACTGGGACGAGACCAATCAGGTCCGCGTCTGCTTCCTCCACACTCTCTCAATCTCGATCTTCTCTTGATTGAACGAGGCTCACTGCCGCGCAAGTCTGCCGATGATGCACCGGGACTATTCTTCAGATAGTGAGACATTCCGCCCAGAGAGGCGACAATGGCCGTGCAATGGTCTGAGGCGCTTCTTTTCCCTCACTCTGATTCTGCAACCCTGGATTTCTCGCATCACTGACGCATGCAGTGGGCTCACGGCCGGCGATCCGGGGTGCGCCGCCTCCGCGCTGGGATCATGATAACACCGACACCAAAAAAAGCCGCCGCTTCCAAGGCCCGCAGCCCGCTAGGGGCACTCTGCCTCTTCGAGTATGGCTTCGACCCGAGAGACCTAGCCGGGTGAATGACAGTTGGGGCCGGGTGGATTCTCTGCTGGGTGGCTTCTCTGACGAGAGGAGACACGAAGCCCTCTCTGGAGCCCATCACGCACCCCCCAgagcaggaggagaggaCCAGGACCCAGATATTCTGGCGCCAACAGAAGGCCCAATGCCCCTCTACTGTGCTGGAATTGTCGGTGATGGTCCCGGACAATGGGGCAATCGCAATCGGGGCAGCATTTTAACAATGAGTTGGCGTGCTGTGCATGTCGTAAAAGTGGATGAGCCGATGAATCGGCGCTGGGTGACTCAACCGTCAAGTCATGGTGAGCAAACACCGGCCGACAACGGCCCAGGTCCGCCTGAGCCGGCCGGTGTCTCGCTCGCCCACGGACCTCATCGGATTGCGGCGGTCAAAGAGGGAGGGACAGCTGGCTTTTCTGGTCCGTACATGCGTATCACCGGCAATTGCATTATACCGCGCACAGCTTGACGGCAGGACGGCATTCAGGCCGATGGTTCCGTCTCCGCCAGCCGCCATTTGTGTCTCGTCTCGTTCTCACGGAGGCCCCCGCTTTACAGAATTACCCCTCTATATCACGAAGCTCGTCCGTCTCACAGCTGCCGCCGATACGCACAGTGGCAGTAACGCGGTTTCACACACCCCGCGATGAGCATACGCACAGGGGTGTGATTGACCATCGTAGCAAGGATCACGGTGGGAGAAGAATGCCTCAACTTGATGACAAAGGCCAGACTGCATGTCTCAACACGTTGAATTCGCTCAAAAGACGGCTTGTGAAAAGTTGAAGAGAGACAGCCCGTTTCAATGGCCAAGTGAGGGGCAATTTCAAAAGACGGAAACGAGCATATGACAAGGACATGTTACTGCGCATCTGTTGCCGTACCTGCATGAGAACAAGACTGCCTATTCTTGTTCCACGTGGAGTCATTTCATTGTTCCTTGGAAGCGTTCTCCCATTCGGCCTAGACGGCAAGGGAACCAAGGCTCTTGTGGTCTCAATAAACTATCAGAAACGAGAGTCAAAAGGTTGATACTCCCAGTGCTGTGGTCTGGGCTGTAGGCTCCCGAGATCAGCAGCGCTTGTCGGCTCAAACGATTTAGAAGACGGGACGAAGGAATGCTTGCTTGATGTGTTTGAGGGGACCCTGACGCAGCGACGAGCCCGCAGCGGGTACCCAAATGCCATCCATGATCGGAGGCTATCGACGGAACCTGGCAGCCTGTGAGTGGCTTATCTCTGAAGAGTGCTGATCACGGGCTAGCGTGCCATTGATATCATGAAGGCAGTTCTGGCGTGTGGTGAGACTTGTTCAAGACGCAGGCAGATCGAGTTTGCCCTGGGAAACATTCGTAGGGCTTTCAAGTCTTGCCTAGATGTCAACTCAAAGACATTCTGGAATCTGGAAGACCGAGGCCCGACGTCGGTGCAGCAACCAGCCACCAAGTTCCTGCGATCCGGGACAAGCACCCCGAGGTTACTCAACAGCGGGAAGGACAGGTTCGAGCCAAATACTAAAGCAACAGGGTTCATTACAGGAATCGAATCTGTGGTGCGATTTGCTCCAGCACAAGGCCTGGCCCGGTGCCACAGAAGTTGGGGGACAACAAACTCTGTGCTTTCGAGGCCCAAGCCTTCATACCATGGACAATGAATGCCGATCACCTCACCAAGATTACTGACCCCAGCCTTGATCTCTCGAGAGACGACTCAGCCCAGGCCAGTTCCTCGCAGTCAGGCGTGATCAGTCCAAACTTCTCCACGCCTGAGCTGCTGTGACTTGCATGGGAGGAGGCGACATGGAGCCCAGCGAGATCTACGCGGTTCAGCCTAGTCATGTACCCCGGATTGAGCACCCACTGGCCTGTCCTGTGCTGTTCTGGTGCTGTCCTGGTGCTGTCCTGGTGTGGCTGCGGTCTTGGTTGGCGGGCGCTGGCTTTCCCATGTCCAAATCCGTTGACACACGGAAAAGGACTCGAGATAGCATCGGTCGCAGCAATCTCGACACAGCTGAGGCAGAGACATTTTACCTTGGTCGGACACAAGGATCCCCCACGCACCCAGTGGCGTCACCAGTGACGACTCCTTAAAAAGTCGCATTGTGTAGAATGTGTCAGAGAAAACGAAGTTtatcttctttttttctcgcATCTAAAATCCATTAAGCCTTGATGCTTGCAACGACAACTCACTTCATCATCCACCTCAACGTATCCACATCTACGTCAGTATTGTAAACACCTCAACCATGGCTCCCGAGCACGATGTATACCGCAGAGTTGGCCGAGGAGGTGCGGGAAACTATTACCCTTCGACTGAAGTTGACGAAGCTGCCAAGGTGAGCTGCAGTCTTTGACTTGTGTGGCTCTTTTAAAAATCGCTCTCATCGAGATTCTCATTTCACCCAACTTACACGTATTGCTCCAGGACCTTGAGGCTCAGGATCTAGCCACAAACCCTGCGCCTCCTCCGGACCGCAAGACGGCCCACCTCCCCGCGCGAGCCGGCCGCGGCGGTGCCGGAAACTATGTTGACCCGGCGGATCTGCCGGATGCGCGAgagcaggaggagatggCAGACAAAACGGCCGCGGCCGTGAGCGCGAGCCTGAAGCGAAATAGCCAGCACATCCGCGGGGGCCTTGCGGGTCGTGGAGGGGCTGGTAACTGGaagaccgaggaggaggagaaggagcatcaccagaagaccaagggggaggagctggagaaaaaggtcaaggaggctgTCGAGAAAGGGTTGAAGATGCCCGACAGGGTCCACCATAGCACTGACAAGTATGATGATAATGCTTGAGGAGATGTGCTGTTGGCCTCGGATCCAGAGATGATACCCGTTGAGGGAGAGAGTTGGTTAAATTGAAGATTTCATTGATAGAAGTACTCGCAATATCAAGACTACATAATGCCTACAAAGTTCTTACTTGTCCTTAATACCAATGCCAGGTAATCCCAACCAGTCCATCTTACAACTCCTACAGTTTGTTCATACGCATGTATCCCACGGCCCCCTCTTTACTCTACGGGACCTGTCATCACGTGTGCGGTCTACCAGATACCCTTGGGAATATCAACCTTACGCACCAACTCCAAAACTGCCGCCGTGAGCTCATCCAGGCTCGTCGCCTCCTCCCCCTTAGCTGGCATCTCAAACAGGTCATAGTCCGGGTCACACTCTGAACCAGCCGCCGGGAGCGTGCCGTCCTGGAAGTACTTGCGGATGTGGCGGACGGTGCAGGTCGACGGCGCGGCGAGCGAGCAGTGCTAAATAGAACTATTTAGTAAACGATGaggaagggggagggggatggAACAAAGACTAACCC includes:
- a CDS encoding C2H2-type domain-containing protein encodes the protein MASNLPRPRFADLLLPTQEMQQSSRPLTQNRSPMSTTASGLPGRQTHARATSHSLLTGALNANHRVTRRKSVTNPSSNITSALAAALRDGDRSAAVPIANGGRRMSKSAAARAALVGSLPSPPASLPNHKSMPDPKRELNGSAIEDDPNDGSADEGATKFQKARQRRASDGQTLKEGKKSNRVEVRCDKCGKGYKHSSCLTKHLWEHTPEWSYTSKLLISKHQQVQLLEAASVLVAMNGNGKDSAATPPDSAKDFQSEAGSSSPAASGYSDPAERQSSADTTPPPYAEGLNVNGTSYRNKRHSSNGGYATSFQSTSAASFGAGSAPFGSGFGHYRQPSNDHRPTSSGRNATGEDDRDLAAAVELLSCSFGSNNGSRNAGLPADAPPVPPLPAQYLDQATPLSAAGFINSYPSRQPESFTRGEMRRPSEDVKMEESGDSVMDDDDFEMRSRGRSEDDDDGVFGRMEE